Part of the Nicotiana sylvestris chromosome 5, ASM39365v2, whole genome shotgun sequence genome is shown below.
TTTATTTCAACATTGTCCTAACGCCCTACATCTTTGGAAATCCCTTAGGGTACCACCTCCCACTAGCACTTTCTCAATACCCCAAAATGATATTATGAATTGGTTGTACAAGCTTATACATACCCTACTGGTTTCGACACCTCACAAAATTCCTTATACAACTATGATTCTTTTTGCATTATAGGAAATTTGGATTAAAAGAAATAAATTTATTTATGAACATCAAAAAATGGATTTACATATGCCTTCACTGTTATCAAGGGTGGCTGAATATTACTTTTTAACTAATCATTCACTTAAGAAGAATACAAAGTCCCCTATCTATATCAAATGGCATCCACCAAATCAtactttttataaattaaatattgaCGGATCTTGCTCCCTGGCTCAAAGTACCTATGGTATTGGTGAAATTTTCCGCAACCAACAAAGCAATTGGATTATAGGCTTTGCAGGGTCCGTGAAAGCAGGCCCCACTATACAAATAAAACTTCTTGCACTCCTCAAAGGATTACAAATTGTTGTCCAACAACAGCTCACACCAATCATCATTGAGATGGATACACAAGTAATAATCGGTATGTTCAAAGAACCTACAATGCACTATACTAATATCATTAATGATTGCATGTCATTGCTCCAATAGCTGGGTAATCCATCAGTTCAAGTTATCTACAGAGAGCAGAGTAGAATTGTGTAGCAGATAGGTTAGCTAGATATGGAGCAATGCACGCACAGGAGCACTGCCTACTTTTTGGGACACCGCCACCTTTTGCTATGTCTTGTTATGAACAAGATCACCAGGGCACACTCCACAACAGGATGATTAGGAAGTTTAGTAGGAATGTTACACAATCTCTCTCTAGTTTATCTAGCTTATCTATTATGTGTAATAGTAGAAACTCTTTAGTAGCTACTACTTCTACTACTAGTACTGTTTCCCAAGTGGGAGATCAAGCACCTAGCTCTATCTTTGTACAACGGATGCCCTGTATGCATCCAAGAACCTAATACGTTGTATTTGTTTAGTATGCTATAATATTGTCTATCTTTccaacccaaaaaaaaaacagCAATCAAATTGACTGCATATAATAAGCGTTAAACTTATCCATTAAAATACATTGAAAATTACATGGTACATATACAAGAAAATGCTTACTTAAATCAGCTATAGTGGAGTCTATATGTAGGAATTGCCATCAGATGCTTTGCCCTACAAGTTACAACACCAAATTTCCCACTCATGTCCAATTCACTAGGCTGCATACCATTTGGAAGTTCTCAACCAAAGCAATGCACCAATTGCGCGACCACAAGGCGAACAATTATTATCCCCAACTGCATACCAATGCAACTTCTTCTACCAGAGCCAAATGGTAGAAGTTGAAAGTCGTATCCACAAAGATCTACGTTGCACCCAACAAATCTTTCTGGAAAAAACATGTCTGGTTCAGGCCAGGCAATAGGATCCCTTTGAGCTGCATATATGTTAACAATAATTCGCAATCCCTTTTGTACGTAGAAGCCACCGACCTCGCAGTCTTCTATGGACTCATGAATCAGTAATGGTGCAGGTGAATGCAGCCTGAGGCCCTCTTTTACAACCATATCTAAGTACTTCAAATTCTCCAAATCTGATTCTTCTAGCATCCTTTCAATTCCTACCACTTCTTCTAACTCTTTTTGGAGTTTCTTCATCAAATTAGGGTGCCTAAGAAGCTCTGTCAATATCCATTCCACTGATGTTGCTGAAGTGTCTATTGAAGCCATAAGCATGTCATGTGCACAAATTGTCCCCAGAAATGTGAATTAAACAAATTAATGTAGTAACAATGacaaacaacaaaataacaaCTACTATATCTTAATTCCAAACAAGTTGAGATCAGTCATATGAATGTGCCGCTTATGTGAGCTTGCTCATTGGAAGTAGTAGGTTGACAACCAACATAAAACTAGTCAATGTATGATGTAGTACAGTCAGACCTATCTATAACATCATTCCTATATAatagtcattcactataaaagccaagtttTTCTCGAAACCAATTTTCATGTTATATTATAATATGTATTCACTATAACAGCACTACTCTATATCAACCAAAATATATCGGATCAAATGAGGTTGCTATAGAGAGGTTCATAAAACTAAAGTTTTAACAACACAAAAAATTCTATACACATTTTTCAAATGCTAGCATATGTTTGTAAATTAATCACCAACTAAATATTGATTCAATGAAATTATACATACCAATAGAACAGCTCTAATATGACGGGGATCGAACTCGAATCCAGCTTCACCAGATTGCATAATGGCCATCATGGTATCTACAAAATCCTCAGTTTCCCTCAGTTCCTTAGACTGAACATGTTCTTCAATAATCTTCTCAAGAAATTCATCAAAAACCTTTGAAAGAGCCTTTAGCCTACCAGTAAGTCCCTGAAGATCCAAAACACCaagataaggaaagaaatcaccaAGATTTGGTGTTGCAGCTAAATGTACAACTTCTTGAACTATAGATTTAAAACCCCTTTTGTCCAAATCTTCATCCATAAACCTTTTACCAAAAACCATTAAACAACTCAAGTTTGCATTCAAGGATGAAACTTTAGCACTAAGATCAACAGCAACACCATCTTGAACAGCCTGTTTGATTGATTTAACCAAAATCGAAACTTCCTCCTTTCTTGAAGATTGATATGAATTAATCTTTTGACTAGTCAGAAGTTGCAAAGTACATAATTTTCTCATGTTCCTCCAATAAGATCCATATTTGGAGAAAATCAAGTTTCTTTGGCCATAACTTATATATTGAGAGGCCTCGTTATGAGGTCTACTAGCAAATACATGATCATAAGTCTTGAGGACTTTTTCAACTGTCTCAGGGGAAGAAGCAATAATTGTTGGTACCAACCCAAGTCGCAAGTACATAAAAGGGCCATATTTCTTGGCTAATTTGTAAAAATCTTGGTGTGCATTTTTACCTATTAAGTGGAGATGTCCCAAACTTGGAATTCCTATTGGACCTGGTGGAAGTTTTTTCCTATTTACAACTTATGGAACATGTATATGTCTAGAGCTAGTATAAGTGTAGTCCATATTAAAGCCATGGTTGGGACTTGGGAGCTCTAATAGCTGACTTTGGTTATACTAGAATATAGTCCCTTGAGCCTCAAGATAGATAATGTTTATTATAAAGGAGCGCAAACTACCACCAACCCCCTTGTATCAAGATAGTTAATGCAAGTATAACTCAATTGTACTGAGTTGGTTGGGTGAGTGGTTTTCCACATGGGAGACCTGGGATAGATTTCTCTCACCAGCAGTCTCCTCAATCAGAGCTCGTCGTACCGGGCGTGCCTAGCGCGGTTTACATCTCCTGTATGATTTGCGAGTTATTGCACAATGAACAGGTTACCTAGTGCACACCCGAAGGATAACGGTTGCGGGTTTCCCTGGAAAATAAACGTAATTGTACTTACTGGATTTTCctaagaaaggaaaaaaatattccTCCTGTCTCTTTGACCAATTTTCGAAGAAGAGATTAAACTCTTATATCAAGATAGTAATAAAATGCATTCTTCGAGTccatattattatcttttagtcACTTTTTTAATCAACTCCTTAAGAAATAtatttaataattataatatttcatcacaggggtaaggtctacgtatacACTATTCTTTCTGGACCTCACtttaaaaaaattagaaataatTTTTAACTTCCTAAAATATCAAATAATTTTAAGCAAattcaatttatcaaaatatTAGCTGGATTCTTCTAATTTGAAATTTATTTATTTAGGAAAAGGGAAAGTGGCTAATTTATTTT
Proteins encoded:
- the LOC104236981 gene encoding cytochrome P450 71AU50-like, with translation MKKLQKELEEVVGIERMLEESDLENLKYLDMVVKEGLRLHSPAPLLIHESIEDCEVGGFYVQKGLRIIVNIYAAQRDPIAWPEPDMFFPERFVGCNVDLCGYDFQLLPFGSGRRSCIGMQLGIIIVRLVVAQLVHCFG
- the LOC138868192 gene encoding cytochrome P450 71AU50-like isoform X2, with the protein product MRKLCTLQLLTSQKINSYQSSRKEEVSILVKSIKQAVQDGVAVDLSAKVSSLNANLSCLMVFGKRFMDEDLDKRGFKSIVQEVVHLAATPNLGDFFPYLGVLDLQGLTDTMMAIMQSGEAGFEFDPRHIRAVLLTLQQHQWNGY
- the LOC138868192 gene encoding cytochrome P450 71AU50-like isoform X1, translated to MRKLCTLQLLTSQKINSYQSSRKEEVSILVKSIKQAVQDGVAVDLSAKVSSLNANLSCLMVFGKRFMDEDLDKRGFKSIVQEVVHLAATPNLGDFFPYLGVLDLQGLTGRLKALSKVFDEFLEKIIEEHVQSKELRETEDFVDTMMAIMQSGEAGFEFDPRHIRAVLLTLQQHQWNGY